One genomic segment of Cellulophaga sp. HaHaR_3_176 includes these proteins:
- a CDS encoding PfkB family carbohydrate kinase → MGKLLIVGTVAFDEIETPFGKTDKILGGAATFIGLAASQFKVESAIVSVVGDDMPKKYLDLLSDKKIDLSGLEIVKGGKTFYWKGKYHNDLNSRDTLATELNTLADFNPIVPEHFKNADIVMLGNLHPSVQLSVINQMTERPKLIVLDTMNFWMDNSLPELLEVIKHIDVITINDEEARQLTGEYSLVKAAAKIEEMGPKYVVIKKGEHGALLFHKKKIFFAPALPLEEVFDPTGAGDTFAGGFSGYLAETENISFDNLKNAIIYGSNLASFSVEKFGTERMEKLSKEEVDKRLHQFKELSQFDIKLK, encoded by the coding sequence ATGGGTAAATTATTAATAGTAGGTACCGTTGCTTTCGATGAAATAGAAACTCCTTTTGGAAAAACGGATAAAATTTTAGGAGGGGCAGCAACATTTATTGGTTTAGCTGCATCACAATTCAAAGTTGAATCAGCAATTGTTTCTGTTGTTGGAGATGATATGCCTAAAAAGTATTTAGACTTATTATCTGATAAAAAAATTGACCTTTCAGGATTAGAAATTGTTAAAGGTGGAAAGACTTTTTATTGGAAAGGAAAATACCATAACGATTTAAATTCTAGAGATACACTTGCTACTGAATTAAATACATTAGCAGATTTTAATCCTATCGTGCCCGAGCATTTTAAAAATGCAGATATTGTTATGTTAGGTAATTTGCACCCAAGCGTTCAGCTTAGTGTAATTAATCAAATGACAGAGCGACCAAAGTTAATAGTGTTAGATACTATGAATTTTTGGATGGACAATAGTTTACCTGAATTATTAGAAGTAATTAAGCATATTGATGTTATTACTATTAATGACGAAGAAGCTCGACAATTAACCGGAGAATATTCTTTAGTAAAAGCAGCTGCTAAGATTGAAGAAATGGGACCTAAATACGTAGTAATCAAAAAAGGAGAGCACGGCGCTTTATTATTTCATAAGAAGAAAATATTTTTCGCACCTGCATTACCTTTAGAGGAAGTTTTTGACCCAACTGGAGCTGGTGATACATTTGCAGGTGGTTTTTCAGGCTATCTTGCCGAAACTGAAAACATATCATTCGACAATTTAAAGAATGCTATTATCTACGGATCTAACTTAGCATCATTTTCTGTAGAAAAGTTTGGTACAGAACGAATGGAGAAACTGAGTAAAGAAGAAGTGGATAAAAGATTACATCAATTTAAAGAATTAAGTCAGTTCGACATAAAATTAAAATAA
- a CDS encoding amidophosphoribosyltransferase: MSDAIKHECGISLIRLLKPLEYYEKKYGTAFYGVNKMYLMMEKQHNRGQDGAGFASIKLDMDAGERYMSRVRSIAQQPIQDIFAQINDRISTSLKENPEYENNVALQKKHIPYIGELLLGHVRYGTFGKNSIESVHPFLRQNNWMHRNLIVAGNFNMTNVDELFDNLIQIGQHPKEMADTVTVMEKIGHFLDDAVSKLYKQIKKEGFNKQEASPLIAERLNVAKILRRAAKNWDGGYAMAGLLGHGDAFVLRDPAGIRPTYYYQDDEIVAIASERPAIQTVFNVKFDEVKELDPGHAILIKKDGTTSIKQILEPTVRKACSFERIYFSRGSDKEIYQERKELGRLIFPKILKSIDEDIKNTVFSYIPNTAETSFFGMVKEAQNYMNKKKEEQILSIGSKITKEELHEILDVRPRIEKVAIKDAKLRTFITQDSGRDDLVAHVYDISYGSVKPGDNLVIIDDSIVRGTTLKKSILKILDRLSPKKIVVVSSAPQIRYPDCYGIDMAKLEDFIAFKAALDLHKDKNTMHLVDDIYKKCLSQVDSHDKDVINYVKDFYTPFSADEISDKIGELLSSSEINAEVQIIYQTISNLHIACPKNLGDWYFTGDYPTPGGNRVVNRAFINFYEGKNERAY; the protein is encoded by the coding sequence ATGAGTGACGCCATTAAGCACGAATGCGGAATATCTTTAATACGTTTATTAAAACCGTTAGAGTATTACGAAAAAAAATACGGTACAGCATTTTACGGAGTAAATAAAATGTATCTAATGATGGAAAAACAGCATAACCGCGGACAAGATGGTGCTGGGTTTGCAAGTATCAAATTAGATATGGATGCTGGTGAAAGGTATATGAGCAGAGTTCGATCTATAGCTCAACAACCTATACAAGATATTTTTGCCCAAATTAATGATCGTATAAGTACATCGCTTAAAGAAAACCCTGAATACGAGAACAATGTTGCGTTACAGAAAAAACATATTCCATATATAGGTGAACTTTTATTAGGACATGTTCGTTATGGTACTTTTGGAAAAAATAGCATTGAAAGTGTTCATCCTTTTTTAAGACAAAATAATTGGATGCACCGTAACCTTATTGTTGCTGGTAACTTCAACATGACAAATGTTGATGAGTTATTTGATAATTTAATACAAATTGGACAGCATCCTAAAGAGATGGCGGATACTGTTACCGTTATGGAAAAAATAGGGCATTTTTTAGATGATGCTGTTTCTAAATTATATAAGCAAATAAAGAAAGAAGGTTTCAACAAACAAGAGGCTTCTCCATTAATTGCAGAAAGATTAAATGTTGCTAAAATTTTAAGAAGAGCTGCAAAAAACTGGGATGGTGGTTATGCTATGGCTGGCTTACTAGGCCATGGTGATGCATTTGTGTTACGTGACCCAGCAGGCATTAGACCAACTTATTATTATCAAGATGATGAAATTGTAGCCATTGCTTCTGAAAGGCCCGCAATACAAACTGTTTTTAATGTAAAATTTGATGAAGTTAAAGAACTAGACCCTGGTCATGCTATTTTAATTAAAAAAGATGGAACAACTTCTATAAAACAAATATTAGAACCAACTGTACGTAAGGCTTGTTCTTTTGAACGCATCTACTTTTCAAGAGGTAGTGATAAAGAAATATACCAAGAGCGTAAAGAATTAGGAAGACTTATTTTTCCGAAAATTCTAAAATCAATTGATGAAGATATAAAAAACACTGTTTTCTCTTATATACCAAACACTGCTGAAACTTCGTTTTTTGGCATGGTTAAAGAGGCTCAGAACTATATGAATAAAAAGAAAGAAGAGCAAATTCTTTCTATAGGTTCAAAAATTACAAAAGAAGAACTTCACGAAATTTTAGATGTTAGACCTAGAATAGAAAAAGTTGCAATTAAAGATGCTAAGCTTAGAACATTTATCACTCAAGATAGCGGTAGAGACGATTTAGTAGCTCATGTTTACGACATATCTTACGGATCAGTTAAACCAGGAGATAACTTAGTTATTATAGATGATAGTATTGTAAGAGGTACTACGCTTAAAAAGAGTATCCTTAAGATATTAGATCGATTATCACCTAAAAAGATTGTCGTTGTATCTTCTGCACCACAAATTCGATATCCAGATTGTTATGGTATTGATATGGCTAAATTAGAAGACTTTATTGCTTTTAAAGCAGCTTTAGACCTTCATAAAGACAAAAACACAATGCATCTTGTTGATGATATTTACAAAAAGTGTTTATCACAAGTAGATTCACATGACAAAGATGTTATAAATTATGTAAAAGATTTTTACACACCTTTTAGCGCTGACGAAATTTCTGACAAAATTGGAGAGCTATTAAGCTCTTCTGAAATTAATGCTGAAGTTCAAATTATTTATCAAACAATTTCTAATCTTCACATTGCATGTCCTAAAAACCTTGGTGACTGGTACTTTACAGGAGATTATCCAACACCAGGAGGTAATAGAGTTGTGAATAGAGCATTTATAAATTTCTATGAAGGTAAAAACGAAAGAGCTTACTAA
- a CDS encoding superoxide dismutase has protein sequence MAFELPKLPYAYDALEPNVDARTMEIHHTKHHNGYTTNLNNAIAGTDLENKSIDAILENLDMSNNAVRNNGGGFYNHSLFWEVMSPNGGGTPSGELASAIDAAFGSFEAFKDAFSKAAGTRFGSGWAWLCVHKGGKVEVCSTPNQDNPLMPGTGCGGFPILGLDVWEHAYYLNYQNRRPDYINAFFNVINWEKVSALYADNK, from the coding sequence ATGGCCTTTGAATTACCAAAATTACCATACGCATACGATGCACTAGAACCTAATGTAGATGCTCGCACTATGGAAATTCACCATACAAAACACCATAACGGTTATACAACAAATTTAAATAATGCTATTGCGGGTACAGATTTAGAAAATAAATCTATCGACGCTATTTTAGAAAATTTAGATATGAGTAATAATGCTGTTCGAAATAACGGTGGTGGTTTCTACAATCACTCATTATTTTGGGAAGTAATGTCTCCAAACGGAGGAGGAACTCCTTCAGGTGAGTTAGCTTCAGCAATTGATGCAGCTTTCGGATCTTTCGAAGCTTTTAAAGATGCATTTTCTAAAGCAGCAGGAACAAGATTTGGTTCTGGTTGGGCTTGGCTTTGTGTACATAAAGGTGGTAAGGTAGAGGTTTGTTCTACTCCAAACCAAGATAACCCATTAATGCCTGGTACAGGTTGTGGTGGTTTTCCTATTTTAGGTTTAGATGTTTGGGAACATGCTTACTATTTAAACTACCAAAACAGAAGACCAGATTACATTAATGCATTTTTTAATGTAATTAACTGGGAAAAGGTTTCTGCATTATATGCTGATAATAAATAA
- a CDS encoding exodeoxyribonuclease V subunit beta gives MQNSSYNIYNASAGSGKTYTLAKSYLKIILAGDSTANYREILAITFTNKAVNEMKERILGSLFEFGNVKDIKNAPPMFLSISEELKIEGATLQKRAKITLKKILHNYAFFDVSTIDKFTHRLIRTFAKDLKLPQNFEVILDTDLVLSEAVARLVNKAGTDKELTKVLIEFALEKADDDKSWDVSLDIFDMGKELLFKEKHEHHLENLIHKELSDFNDLKNHLKKKIKVAEETLKNMASEALELIASNGLEFSDFRSSYFPKFMADVKVLKSTVNFNAAWKQDFENTSLYTKTCPEDKKASIDGLHSSLNTSFQSIKETFFNLSFLKNAYKNIVPFTVLNALKKEVKNIELERDEIPLSTFNSIISKEIKNQPVPFIYERLGEKYRHYFIDEFQDTSELQWTNLIPLIGNAIESKDEVGNSGSLLLVGDAKQAIYRWRGGKAEQFLDLVNKQKNPFFIEPNVENLPSNYRSYEEVIKFNNDFFTTLNGQLNNTTYSKLFEEGNQQLYNHKKGGFVQLTFIEEEDKNGNELYCNEVLQSIRSIEENKHPLSDICILVRNKKDGVLLADFLTENDIPIISSETLLLKSNTKVNFLINLIKYSTTPEDLDIAYQILYFLNGDNEQHLHSYVNKHLRSLEKHLLNDFNFSIAKLKQQSVFDGFEQAIKSFDLIKDSDAYVTYLLDEVIDVEHKQGVSTSLFIEYWEKKRDKLSISAPLSMNAVQIMTVHKSKGLEFPVVIFPFADSYIYKDIKPKMWLPINKEEYNDYSEVLINKNKEVINYSEYAEALFEDEQQKLELDSFNVLYVALTRAVKALYIISKKDIDAKSNPKTDYYSGLFIKYLIDKGMWQADKLNYEFGAFSINDKIKAQSNTQETIPFQYSYKERSSFNIVTTAGTLWETTTEAAINKGNTIHQILSLIETKDDVEGCFKKLINNGSLNEEEAATLKIKILSIIEHPKLQELYTKDMIIKNETDIITKNGIILRPDRIVFDGNNATIIDYKTGQRNIAYKDQIDSYANALEEMNYHVNGKIIIYINDVITPEFI, from the coding sequence GTGCAAAACTCTTCTTACAACATATACAATGCTTCTGCAGGCTCAGGAAAGACTTACACTTTAGCAAAATCTTACTTGAAAATTATTCTTGCAGGAGATTCAACTGCAAATTATCGTGAAATTCTAGCTATCACATTCACCAACAAGGCAGTGAATGAAATGAAAGAGCGTATTTTAGGTAGCTTATTTGAGTTTGGAAATGTAAAAGACATAAAGAATGCACCACCAATGTTTCTGTCTATTTCAGAAGAATTAAAAATAGAAGGTGCCACACTACAGAAAAGAGCAAAAATTACACTTAAAAAAATCCTTCATAATTATGCTTTTTTTGATGTTTCTACAATTGATAAATTCACACACAGGCTTATTCGAACTTTCGCAAAAGATTTAAAACTTCCGCAGAATTTTGAAGTTATTTTAGATACAGATCTTGTACTAAGTGAAGCCGTTGCAAGGTTGGTAAATAAAGCAGGTACTGATAAAGAATTAACAAAGGTATTAATCGAGTTTGCTTTAGAAAAGGCTGATGATGATAAAAGCTGGGATGTATCTTTAGATATATTTGACATGGGAAAAGAACTCTTGTTTAAAGAAAAGCATGAGCACCATTTAGAAAATTTAATTCACAAAGAATTATCTGACTTTAATGATTTAAAAAATCATTTAAAAAAGAAAATCAAAGTAGCTGAAGAAACTCTGAAAAATATGGCATCGGAAGCTTTAGAGTTGATAGCCTCAAATGGTTTAGAATTTAGTGACTTTAGATCTTCCTATTTTCCAAAATTTATGGCAGATGTAAAAGTCTTAAAAAGTACTGTAAATTTTAATGCCGCTTGGAAGCAAGATTTTGAAAACACATCGCTTTACACAAAAACTTGTCCTGAAGATAAAAAGGCATCTATTGATGGTTTACACTCCAGTCTAAACACATCTTTTCAAAGTATAAAAGAAACTTTTTTTAATTTATCTTTTTTAAAAAACGCTTATAAAAATATTGTCCCTTTTACTGTTTTAAATGCTTTAAAGAAAGAAGTTAAAAATATAGAATTAGAACGCGATGAAATTCCCTTATCAACATTTAACTCTATTATTTCAAAAGAAATTAAAAATCAACCTGTACCTTTTATATACGAACGTTTGGGTGAAAAATATCGTCATTACTTTATTGATGAATTTCAAGACACTTCTGAATTACAGTGGACAAACCTTATACCTTTAATAGGTAATGCTATAGAAAGTAAAGATGAAGTTGGTAATTCTGGCTCCTTACTTTTGGTAGGAGATGCTAAACAAGCTATTTATCGATGGAGAGGTGGTAAAGCTGAACAATTTTTAGACTTAGTAAATAAACAAAAGAATCCTTTTTTTATAGAACCTAACGTAGAAAACCTACCATCAAACTACCGAAGTTATGAGGAAGTAATAAAGTTTAATAATGATTTTTTTACAACCTTAAACGGGCAGTTAAATAATACTACCTACAGCAAATTATTTGAGGAAGGAAATCAACAATTATACAACCACAAAAAAGGTGGTTTTGTACAACTTACATTTATAGAGGAAGAAGATAAAAACGGAAATGAACTTTATTGTAATGAAGTTTTACAATCTATTCGATCTATCGAAGAAAATAAACATCCGTTAAGTGATATTTGTATTCTTGTTCGGAATAAAAAAGACGGCGTATTATTAGCTGATTTTTTAACTGAAAATGATATACCTATTATATCTTCAGAAACCCTACTACTTAAAAGCAATACAAAAGTTAACTTTTTAATCAATCTTATAAAATATAGCACAACACCTGAAGATTTAGATATTGCCTATCAAATTCTATATTTTTTAAATGGCGACAATGAGCAACATCTGCATTCTTACGTCAATAAACATTTAAGGTCTCTTGAAAAGCACCTTTTAAACGATTTTAACTTTAGTATTGCAAAATTAAAACAACAATCTGTTTTTGATGGTTTTGAGCAAGCAATAAAATCATTCGACCTTATTAAAGATTCTGATGCTTATGTTACCTATTTACTTGATGAGGTTATAGATGTAGAGCATAAACAAGGTGTCAGCACATCTTTATTTATTGAATATTGGGAAAAGAAAAGAGATAAACTAAGTATTAGTGCTCCATTATCAATGAATGCTGTACAAATAATGACGGTACATAAATCAAAAGGGTTAGAGTTTCCTGTTGTAATTTTCCCTTTTGCTGACTCCTATATATATAAGGATATAAAACCAAAAATGTGGTTACCTATTAATAAGGAAGAATACAATGATTATAGCGAGGTACTTATCAATAAAAATAAAGAGGTTATAAATTATAGCGAATATGCTGAAGCACTTTTTGAAGATGAACAACAAAAACTAGAACTAGATTCCTTTAATGTATTATACGTTGCACTCACTAGAGCCGTAAAAGCATTATATATTATTTCTAAAAAAGATATTGATGCAAAATCAAACCCTAAAACAGATTATTACTCTGGTTTATTTATAAAGTATTTAATTGACAAAGGAATGTGGCAGGCAGATAAACTAAATTATGAGTTTGGTGCCTTTTCGATAAATGATAAGATTAAAGCCCAAAGTAATACACAAGAAACTATTCCTTTTCAATACTCATATAAAGAAAGATCTAGTTTTAATATTGTAACAACCGCTGGCACACTTTGGGAAACGACTACTGAAGCTGCTATTAATAAAGGAAACACTATACACCAAATTTTAAGCTTAATAGAAACTAAAGATGATGTAGAGGGTTGTTTTAAAAAATTAATAAACAATGGCTCTTTAAATGAAGAAGAAGCTGCTACACTAAAAATTAAAATTTTATCTATAATTGAGCATCCGAAATTACAAGAGTTATATACTAAGGATATGATTATAAAAAACGAAACAGATATAATCACTAAAAATGGTATAATTTTGCGACCTGATAGAATTGTTTTTGATGGCAATAATGCAACCATTATAGATTACAAAACAGGACAAAGAAATATTGCATACAAAGATCAGATAGATTCTTATGCCAATGCACTAGAAGAAATGAACTACCATGTTAACGGTAAAATCATCATTTATATAAACGATGTAATAACCCCAGAATTTATTTAA
- the kbl gene encoding glycine C-acetyltransferase yields the protein MYGKIKDYLAEELETIKESGLFKKERIITSPQDAVIKISTGEEVINFCANNYLGLSSHPDVVQAAKDALDTHGFGMSSVRFICGTQDIHKTLEHTIADFYQTEDTILYAAAFDANGGVFEPLLSAEDAIISDSLNHASIIDGVRLCKSKRYRYANSDMADLEKQLKQANEDGARFKIIVTDGVFSMDGILAPLDKICDLADKYDALVMIDECHSAGFIGETGRGTLEEKGVMGRIDIITGTLGKALGGAMGGYTTGKKEIIEMLRQRSRPYLFSNSLAPAIVGASIKVFDMLKTDTTLRDKLEENTKYFKKGMKNAGFDIVEGDSAIVPVMLYDAKLSQQMADLLLEKGIYVIGFFYPVVPKGKARIRVQLSAAHSKEHLDHAISSFIEVGKLLKVV from the coding sequence ATGTACGGAAAAATAAAAGATTATTTAGCTGAAGAACTTGAGACAATTAAAGAGTCTGGTTTATTTAAAAAAGAAAGAATAATTACATCACCACAAGATGCTGTAATAAAAATTAGTACTGGTGAAGAAGTAATAAACTTTTGTGCCAACAATTATTTAGGACTATCATCTCATCCAGATGTTGTGCAAGCAGCTAAAGATGCTTTAGACACACACGGCTTTGGAATGTCATCAGTTCGTTTTATTTGTGGTACTCAAGATATTCATAAAACATTAGAACATACTATAGCTGATTTTTATCAAACAGAAGATACTATATTATATGCTGCTGCTTTTGATGCTAACGGTGGTGTATTTGAGCCCTTACTTTCTGCCGAAGATGCAATAATTTCAGATTCACTTAATCACGCATCTATTATAGACGGTGTTCGTTTATGTAAGTCAAAACGTTATCGTTATGCAAATAGTGATATGGCAGATTTAGAAAAGCAATTAAAGCAAGCCAATGAAGATGGTGCGCGTTTTAAAATTATTGTTACCGACGGTGTGTTTTCAATGGATGGTATTTTAGCTCCATTAGATAAGATTTGTGATTTAGCTGACAAATATGATGCACTTGTAATGATAGATGAATGTCACTCTGCAGGTTTTATAGGAGAAACAGGCAGGGGTACACTTGAAGAAAAAGGTGTAATGGGTAGAATTGATATTATTACAGGCACACTTGGTAAAGCTTTAGGCGGTGCAATGGGCGGCTATACAACTGGCAAAAAAGAAATTATTGAAATGCTAAGGCAACGATCTAGACCTTATTTGTTCTCAAATTCTTTAGCCCCTGCAATAGTTGGTGCTTCTATTAAGGTTTTTGACATGCTTAAAACCGATACAACTTTAAGAGATAAACTAGAGGAAAACACTAAATACTTTAAAAAAGGGATGAAAAATGCCGGTTTTGATATCGTAGAAGGAGATTCTGCTATAGTTCCAGTAATGCTTTACGATGCAAAACTATCACAACAAATGGCCGATTTACTTCTAGAAAAAGGCATTTATGTAATAGGCTTCTTTTATCCTGTTGTGCCAAAAGGTAAAGCCAGAATAAGGGTACAACTATCTGCTGCACACAGCAAAGAGCATTTAGACCACGCCATATCTTCATTTATAGAAGTTGGAAAATTACTTAAAGTCGTTTAA
- a CDS encoding OmpA family protein — MKHLSKLLVVVLLFVGFNSIQAQDENNPWLVGFGVNAVDVYPTSDVSSFGNEYFNATDHWNILPSISYVSVSRFVGDGFSVGARGSLNRIDKFGDTSVDDLSYYAVDGTIKYNILKNTVVDPFVEIGGGYTWVDEQGFGTANGGVGVNFWFTENIGLSLQTTYKHAFEDDAVKHFQHLAGLNIKFGGTDTDGDGVYDKDDACPEVAGLEAFNGCPDADGDGIEDSKDACPNEAGSKEMNGCPDADGDGVADKDDACPSEAGTAAMNGCPDADGDGVADKDDACPSEAGPAANKGCPYTDKDNDGVLDKDDACPEVAGTVANKGCPEVTEEVQKQLNDYARTILFDTGKSSIKAESTSVMVDIITILKEYPNAKFTVEGHTDSVGSAKLNQSLSESRALSVKEFLVEKGIEEFRLSAVGYGEDKPIASNSTRSGRTQNRRVEINLVK, encoded by the coding sequence ATGAAACATCTTAGCAAATTATTGGTTGTTGTCTTACTTTTCGTAGGATTTAACAGCATTCAAGCGCAAGACGAGAATAACCCATGGCTAGTTGGTTTTGGTGTAAACGCAGTTGATGTTTACCCAACTAGTGATGTAAGTTCTTTTGGAAATGAATATTTCAACGCTACTGATCACTGGAACATTCTTCCTTCTATTTCTTATGTATCTGTTTCTAGATTCGTAGGTGATGGTTTCTCTGTTGGAGCTAGAGGTTCTTTAAATAGAATTGACAAGTTTGGTGATACGTCTGTTGATGATTTATCTTACTACGCTGTTGATGGTACTATTAAATACAATATTTTAAAAAATACTGTTGTTGATCCTTTCGTAGAAATCGGTGGTGGTTATACTTGGGTTGATGAGCAAGGTTTTGGTACTGCTAACGGTGGTGTTGGTGTAAACTTCTGGTTTACTGAAAACATCGGTTTATCATTACAAACTACTTACAAGCATGCTTTTGAAGATGATGCTGTTAAACATTTCCAACATTTAGCTGGTCTTAACATCAAATTTGGTGGTACTGATACAGATGGTGATGGTGTTTATGACAAAGATGATGCTTGTCCAGAAGTTGCTGGTTTAGAAGCTTTCAACGGATGTCCTGATGCTGATGGTGATGGTATCGAGGATAGCAAAGATGCTTGTCCTAACGAAGCTGGATCTAAAGAAATGAATGGTTGTCCTGATGCTGACGGTGACGGTGTTGCTGATAAAGATGATGCTTGTCCTTCTGAGGCTGGTACTGCTGCAATGAATGGATGTCCTGATGCTGATGGTGATGGTGTTGCTGATAAAGATGACGCTTGTCCTTCTGAAGCTGGTCCTGCTGCTAACAAAGGTTGTCCTTACACTGATAAAGATAACGATGGTGTTTTAGATAAAGATGATGCTTGTCCAGAAGTTGCTGGTACTGTTGCTAACAAAGGTTGTCCTGAAGTAACTGAAGAAGTTCAGAAGCAATTGAATGACTATGCAAGAACTATCTTATTTGATACTGGTAAATCTTCTATCAAAGCTGAATCTACTTCAGTTATGGTTGACATTATCACAATCTTAAAAGAATATCCTAATGCTAAATTTACAGTAGAAGGTCACACTGATAGCGTTGGTTCTGCTAAATTGAACCAAAGTTTATCTGAATCTCGTGCTCTTTCTGTAAAAGAATTTTTAGTAGAAAAAGGAATCGAAGAATTTAGATTATCTGCTGTAGGTTACGGTGAAGATAAGCCTATCGCTTCTAACAGTACAAGATCTGGTAGAACACAAAATAGAAGAGTTGAAATTAACTTGGTAAAGTAA